TGGGGTGTTGCAGATCTGGAACCGAGCAGAGAAACTGTATACATGTGGAGTCCATCACAGTAGAAGAAGGCGGACAGAGGCAGTGTGGGCGTGGCTGACTGCAGTGTGGTGGTGCTTGTATGAACAGAGGGgggcgggtgaggagaggagggaagtgttttgggggggtggagaaCAATCAACTACTCTTAAGGGCATCTATACATTCCCTAGAGATGCTGTCATCTCCGCCACCTACTCTGCCTGACAAAAcacaactcctcctcctccctcctcctccccccttcttcctcctcctcctcctcctcccccccccctcccacctccccccctcttcctcctcttcctcctccctcctcctcccccctcacctcttcctcctccctcctcctccccccctcttcctcctcctccccctcatccccgtCTTGTGACTGGCTGTGCTGGGCTCAGAACTCTGCTGCTCAGTCAGATGAAGATTCAGACAACACATGCACTTCCTTCCAGGGTTCCGCATCTGATACGACTGCTGTGAATGTTCCTCTGCTCCATGTCTACTGGTGTCTACCGCTGCAGCTAAGCCTCAGCCTGCATGGGGCACACATGTCCTGTGAGCTACTGGGGCATCACTATTATTAGTCAAACAGACTAATACAAGAGTGTTTAAGTTTGGTAAATCATCTTCAAATGTGACCTTTCGCATACAGGAAGTAGTAGATTATTTAAAGAAGCACTTTGCCTTCAGCTCAAAGAGTGTGACAGGTTGTGGTGTAAGTGTGTAACATCTTTCAGCTGTCACATTCTCAATTTCCTTTAGAAGCACTCAGAGAATTTGAATCAATACAATCTTTACTccactcccctcctttcctgttCTCTCGACGCTACTCAGCTTCACTTCTCTACTGTCCTGTACTCTCCTCTAAAAGCCTCTCTCGCCTTCTCTTCCCAGTGATGACCGTGGAGTCCAGTACCCTGGGGgtgcccacctcccccctcctgccctccaacCTGTCGTCCCCAGACTGCCCCCCCACTGAGAGCTCTGTGGAGGACCTGCTGTTCGGAGGCTACTACATCCTGGTGTTCCTCCTGGCGCTAAGCGGGAACAGCCTGGCTCTCTGGGTCTTCTCCCGGCAAAGGGCCACTTCCTCTCCGGCCAACGTGTTCCTGCTGCACCTGGCGGTAGCTGACCTGTCCTATGTCATCGTGCTTCCCCTGAGGGCCACGTACCACCTGGCCGGGGGACACTGGCCCTTCGGAGAGGTTCCTTGTCGCCTGGCTGGCTTCCTGTTCTACGTCAACATGTATGCCAGCCTGTTCTTCCTGGCGTGCGTGGCGGGGGACCGCTACCTGGCCGTGGTGCACGCCGTGCGCTCTCTCAAGGTGCGCCGCGCCCGCACCGCCCACATCATCAGCTTCTCCCTCTGGGCGCTGGTGACCGTCTCCATGGCGCCCCTGCTGGTCACCCGGCAGACGGTGGAGGTTGCCGGGGCGACGGTTTGTCTGCAGCTGTACCGTGAGAAGGCGTCGCGCCGCGCCCTGGTGTCCCTGGCCGTGGCATTCACCCCGCCCTTCCTCGCCACGCTGTCCTGCTACCTGATGCTGGTCCACAGCCTCCGCAGGGGGTCCCGTCTGGAGCCGTCCCTGCGGTCCCGCGCCCTGTGCACCATCGGCCTGGTCATGCTCATCTATGTGGTCTGTTTCCTGCCCTACCACGTCAGCAGGGCCACCTTCATCCTGGGCTACGCACACCCTGACGTCTCCTGCAGCGCCCGGCGAGGCCTGGCACTGGCCAACCGCCtgacctcctccctcacctgtctGAACGGGGCGCTGGACCCCCTGGTCTACCTGCTCGGGGCAGAGAAGTTCCGTGGCACGCTGACTCGGCTGCTGTGTAGAGAGACGGCGGCAGCGGCGTCCGGAGGGACCAGCGGAGACCTGAAGGGAACGCATGACAGCTCTCTGAGTGCCAAGTCAGAGTTCTGAGGTTCTGAGGTACTGAGGTACTTAGCCTGTGTTCACACCGAACTCAAAACAAATTTTCCGACCGGCGAGATTACATGTAAAATCGATGCAAACGCATTGACACATTTTCAACTCGAGAGAAATATTCGCGTTACGCTGTGTCGCGAAAGTTGATCAATGTTGAGATGTCACTGACATTTTAGAAGAAATGGAGGGCAAGAGTATTGTAGCTGTTTGTGGGCATCCTCTGCTATACGACGCTGCTTCATATTTGTTTATAGTACCGGTAGGACATGGTTGACGACTACAAAAAAAACGGTTAGCTCCTAGCAATTTCGCGCGACTAAACACAAAGTAACGCGAAGCGAAAATACTCTTCATTTGCGCCAATAATTTGCTTTGCGTTTAGTGTGAACACAGCATTAGGGTCTGATGGGCTGCGGTTTTGAGCAGAATTAcagagtttttttttatatggGTGTCTCAATCTCTAAAGCTGtatttaaaatgcattttttaTATTGTGAAAACCAGACATGTTGCTGGTGTAACGATACTGGTGCACAATGTGGTCATGTTTCCTGTGCAAATGTAATTTCCAAACCAACAAATAGTAGCTCTTAATATCCTCTAGGAATATTTACAGGATTTTATACTGAAAACTATCATTTTCAGAAATGTAATGTATATGTTTATCTTTCATATGAATTATCAAAGTAACTAACATATTTGCCACAGATTCCAAATAATAATGTGCAGACCATTTCTTACTAGAACAAGCTGATGTTCAGGAGTCCTGTGTTTCACTGGTGTACTGTACACTGTTCTCAGTCTGTCTCACTTTAAGAATGAGTTAGTATTTGGTGTGTTCCTCATCCTGCCTGAGGGTTATTCCACCACTGCTACAGCCCTGAACCAGCTTGTAGAATAAACACCCTTTTCATGCTTTAGACACGTCTCATACTGTTTAAGAAGGCTACGGTATAGCCAGAAGCATTGCCTTCTAATCAGATTTTTTTAACTGTGTTAAACCCTCATTTATCCTACTGTATTGTTTGGTTTCTGACTGGGAGTCACTAAACAGCCTCATCCACTAACATCCCACCTGCTGCACAGACAGACTGGCTGGACTGGTTTGTGGTGTAGCTGTGAAGCTTTCTGTGTTTATTGAAATGATGTATATTTATGGGCGGCTGTGCTGTAAATAAACGTGGATGCAAAAACGCCAGCTTTGTTACGGTTTAATGAACGCCTGTCTTTTCCCCTCAGAGCTCTCTGTACAGGGCCCATATAGCAGCCCTCAGCTCTCTGTCTAGGGCCCATAGAGCAGCCCTCAGCTCTTTGTACAGGGCCCATATAGCAGCCCTCAGCTCTCTGTCCAGGGCCCATAGAGCAGCCCTCAGCTCTTTGTACAGGGCCCATAGAGCAACCCTCAGCTCTCTGTACATGGCCCATAGAGCAGTCCTCAGAGCTCTCTGTACATGGCCCATATAGCAGCCCTCAGCTCTCTGTCCAGGGCCCATAGAGCAGCCCTCAGCTGTTTGTACAGGGCCCATAGAGCAACCCTCAGCTCTCTGTACATGGCCCATAGAGCAGTCCTCAGAGCTCTCTGTACATGGCCCATATAGCAGCCCTCAGCTCTCTGTCCAGGGCCCATAGAGCAGCCCTCAGCTGTTTGTACAGGGCCCATAGAGCAGCCCTCAGCTCTCTGTACAGGGCCCATAGAGCAGTCCTCAGCTCTCTGTACAGGGCCCATAGAGCAGTGATCATAGCTCTCGGATATAGCAGCAGATTCTGCTAACCTGGGTTgcctcagtcctgtcctcaCCGCTTCAACACTTCTCTTTTCTCGTCATGTGACTTCTGACTGTGGTGTGCCAGAAGGGCTTTTTCTGCTCACATTTCTTTGCAACATTTCCTGACCACTGTATCAGCATTGCAATACTTATTTCTTCtttccccaccccctctcatGAGTGCATATGTTAACAGTGTTTACGCATTTTCTGACACTATCTATACCAAAAATGTGGTtatctgtatgtatatatacatatttgacCTGATAGATTCAAGGACTCATACACAGTAATATCACAAAATCTTGTAATATACTGTAGATATGTCCTTGAATTGTTCGGGTTAGATATTAAAACAAACTTTAGCAgcatcacacacaacacaaatatTCTGGCTATGATACGATTCACATGAATGTACTACTAAGACAAGATCTCAGGATGTTGTTTCAGGAGTGGAGTGTCTCCCTGGTCATTCAGCAGAGCTGGTGCAGTGACATAAACCTTACTCTGCATCGAACTTCCTCTTTTCTCATCCTTGCCATTCTCCACACCTTCAAACTATCAAAACAATAACAGGTCCTCAAGTATTTCCTCAACCAGGCTTCTCAGACTGACAGTGGCTGAAAGATTATTCTGTTTAGTCTGTTATAGTTAATtattgaaagagagaagaaagggggagaggtagCTGTGTGCTTCTGAGTGCTTCTGGATTCTCAGTGCAGCTGTTAGGCCCTCCTCTCGCTCAAATGAGGAAGTTCTGTCACTTTAGTAGCGGCTTCCTTTTTACAGCTCTTGCCCtgcaaacaggaagagagagggagagagagagagaaggaaaagcacacagccacacacagaaaGATGACCACGGTCAGCTGAAGACACAGTGTTCCACCAAGGAGAGAGGAGTCTGTTTTCGAGGGCAGATGCACCAGCCTGGACCTCCCGGCTTCTCCTGAGAGAAACAGGATGTGTTCTTATCAACCGTGGCACCATAGCAACATCACTCGCTCCAACGCCGAAGACCTCCTCTCCAAGGCAGCGCGGGATGGCAGTTTCCTCCTCAGAGACAGTGAATCCATAGTGGGGGCCTAcgctctctgtgtgctgtgagtAAACCTACCGGCTGTCctcttctggggggggggggggggggggggggtacgctGAGCAGGAAGAGTTCAGTTTGTTAAGGATCCTCTTTACGTGTTCGGAGCTCTTAGTGGTTTGGACGCCTTGGCCCACCTCTGAGTCTTCACATCCAGGAAGGATGGCTTTTCTTTTGACATCATTTACATGCAGCTCCAGTTAACTCCAGTTAACGGTTTGTAGAAGACAATGGGGTTGTTAGTCTTTTAAGACTAAATGAGATTAGAAGTTTTTGGAGTTTGCAAACGATTCAAGCTTATGGGCTACTGTGAAAAGAGATTGTAGACATTTCGGAAAGTGTTCTGTAACCAAATTGCAAACTGTGAGTTTCACGACTCTGTGCTTCAGTTTGTCAGAGCTGCTCCAAAGTGTCTCTGAATGCTTCCTACACAGCTAAACTCATGACTGTGTAGCTAGATAGCTTCATTTGaataacccacacacaccaaaacacgtTTCAGCTGTGTGAACCTTAGCTGCAAATGCTCGCTTTTGTATTGAGGCTGTTTGTGTAAACTGGAGGGAATTAAGGGGTTTGTTTTAATCTTGATCGGCTGTATAGCCTGACAGATATGCAGCTCTTGTTCTCGTCAGCTGAAGAACACTGGTCCAGCACTGAACACTGGTCCAGCACTGAACACTGGTCCAGTACTGAACACTGGTCCAGCACTGAACACTGGTCCAGCACTGAACACTGGTCCAGTCCAGCTGATGTTTCTTCTGTCCCCAGGTACCAGAACTGTGTGTACACATATAGGATCTTACCAAATGAAGAGAAGAAGCTCTCTGTTCAGGTGGGTTTGAGAATACTGCAGCTCTGGTCAGGTATTGGCCCCTAGTCTTAGCCCTAGCCCCCAATTTCTGCAGCTCTGGTCAGTCAGGTCTCAACAATCTCCACTCTGTGAAGGAATCTATTAGCAGGTGTTCAGGAAGCTGCTTAAAGCTGCATGTTATGCCTCAAGCACCAAACTTCtgcttttatttttcatttcatcAAAAATAAGAAGGCTGTTGCTCAGCCCATACTGCCAAtggtgagggtacagggtgagggtgcagggtgagggtacagggtgagggtacagggtgagggtacagggtgagggtacgTGGTGAGGGTACGtggtgagggtacagggtgagggtacagggtgagggtacatggtgagggtacagggtgagggtacagggtgagggtacagggtgagggtaagtggtgagggtacagggtgagggtacagggtgagggtacatggtgagggtacagggtgagggtacagggtgagggtgcagggtgagggtacagggtgagggtacgtggtgagggtacagggtgagggtacagggtgagggtacatggtgagggtacagggtgagggtacagggtgagggtacagggtgagggtaagtggtgagggtacagggtgagggtacagggtgagggtacagggtgagggtacgtggtgagggtacagggtgagggtacagggtgagggtacatggtgagggtgcagggtgagggtacagggtgagggtacagggtgagggtgcagggtgagggtacagggtgagggtacagggtgagggtacatggtgagggtacagggtgagggtacagggtgagggtacagggtgagggtaagtggtgagggtacagggtgagggtacagggtgagggtacagggtgagggtacgtggtgagggtacagggtgagggtacagggtgagggtacatggtgagggtacagggtgagggtacagggtgagggtacagggtgagggtgcagggtgagggtacagggtgagggtacgtggtgagggtacagggtgagggtacagggtgagggtacagggtgagggtgcagggtgagggtacagggtgagggtacgtggtgagggtacagggtgagggtacagggtgagggtacagggtgagggtacatggtgagggtgcagggtgagggtacagggtgagggtacagggtgagggtacgtggtgagggtacagggtgagggtacagggtgagggtacagggtgagggtacgtggtgagggtacagggtgagggtacagggtgagggtacagggtgagggtgcagggtgagggtacagggtgagggtacagggtgagggtgcagggtgagggtgcagggtgagggtacagggtgagggtacagggtgagggtacatggtgagggtacagggtgagggtgCAGGGTGAGGGTACATGGGGGAGGCAGATTACTGGTAAAGTGTGACACCAACTGTTTATTCTGTTTTTAAGGGGACAGTGGGAGGACTGATGCGTCCGGTAACAAGTCCTCCATTGTTAGACTGTAAAcaatctgtttctgtgtgttggtAGTGAAGTCATTATCATAGTGCTACTTCCTTGTTGGAATTGTTGCCATTCATTTAGGTTATTTGGATAGAAAAACGTAAAGTTTAAACAATCATTTTCTTCAGTTAATCCCCCACAAAAAATTAAACATTTCAGCTGGATGGGATAAGGAAACCAGCTGACGTGTTATTGAAGGAGCTTAACCACAGGGGAATGTCAGAGAACAGCTTATGGGTGGTGTTCTGGGTGAGGAGGACTAACACACCCAGACTGTCTCTCCCAGAGCACCAGGGAGTCTAACCTGCAGCCGTGTGTCATTGGTTCCTCCAGGCTTCTGAGGGAGTCCCCATCCGCTTCTTCTCCATGCTCCCGGAGCTTGTTGAGGCTTACTACAGCCCCAACATGGGCCTGGTGACACACCTCCAATACCCTGTCCccaaggaggaggagccagaggaggagcCAGGTTAGACGCCGCCCCACCCCTTCCTCACTGCTGCTAGCACTCTACGTCACACAGGAAGTCGTTTGCATATCTGTCAGCAACAGCAGCTTGCACACGTGAGCTGAGCAGCCCAGAGGTGATCCTCGCGGTGAGGCCTGAGCTGAGCAGCCCAGAGGTGATCCTCGCGGTGAGGCCTGAGCTGAGCAGCCCAGAGGTGATCCTCGCAGTGAGGCCTGAGCTGAGCAGCCCAGAGGTGATCCTCGCGGTGGTTTGTGGTTTCAGAGCCAGTCAGCCTGCCTCCTCAGCTGCCGAGGAGGAACTTTGGTCTGCCGGCCAGCGAGGGGAAAGACGGATGCTCGACTGGGGACGTCAGGGGGGTGGACGTGACCTCTCTGTCCCTGACAGACACCTACCTGCAGAGACTGCAGCACATGGACATTAGCCAGTAAGATCACTTTCTCcgtgaaacacacgcacacacacacatatgcacacacacataacacacactcattttATTAAGCTATTTAGGGAATGTCTGGCGCCATCTTTGTAGAGCAGTGCAGTGCCCCAGTAGTGTTCCTGTGTTGCAGCATTCCAGACGACCACCAGAAGGCCATCCAGGACTACTTCAGGAGCGCCCTGAGCCTCGACGCGGAGCTAGTGCACGGGGGGAACCCCAGTCTCCCTCACCTGAAGAAGCTCACCATGAACATCTGTAAGCACCTGAACAGGTACGCTCTCAGCTGAACAAGTACGCTCTCAGCTGAACAGGTATGCTCTCCCTGTGTTCTCACTAACTGTTCCTGGAGCTGTCCAGGAGAGTCAGGGACGCACAGTtgccacagcagtgtgtgtgtgtgacagccagGGATGGAGGTTTGTGTTCAAAGTGTCggagtgggaagggggggggggggtagatatcTGCCGTTTTAGTAAAAGTGGTGGTGGGTGTCATGTTCCTCACATGTGTAATGAAACCTGCCCCCCTGGTGACAGTGAGATCTCTCGCACCCTGCCGACCCTGGAGACCTTTCAGCAGGTCTGGGATCCGCAGCTCTCCCCGGGACCTGGGCGGCTCAGGACTCAGGTACTTCCAAGCTCCTGTTCAGAAGCTCAATGCTAGTTTTTAGCATGGTGTGTAGATGTTTCGGCATTGTATAACCCTGCAAACTTTGAAGGATGATATTTTTAATTAACTCTGCCTAGTAAAAAAGTGCAAGCTTGGAGATCTAAGAAGTTTTTAAATGTAACCTAAcgagagagtgaaagggtgtTTGTCACAATCATGCATTTTTGAGACGTGTGACTGAaagtttttgttatttttattttcttctgctTTCTGATAGCTTTCTGCTGACTCCAGTCAATCAGTATCCTTCAGACTTGAACAATTGACACAACTGCTGTACTCCATAGAAGACAAGGTAATATTGAATCATCTTGTACTCAGAGTTTACCTTTATCACTGACTTATTCATGTGAAATTGAGGAGCGGTTTTCACCCAACTATTAATAATTTTCTTTAGGAAAATAAATCTCTGTGGATATCCTGTTACATTTTAACCAAACACGCACTGATAAGGAGCAGTGCTGTGCATGGTCACTGACATGCCTCTGTGCTTGTTACAATTTCAGGCCAAAAATGCTGTGTTTGAATCTGTCGGCTACGAAGGGGGTCACAGAAAGTCTCTCATACCACCTGTGACATTTGAGGTAAAAATCTCAACATTTCCTTAGAAGAAGCTTTTATCCATGGTGACGGATTTTAACCTGTGACCTCTGAATCTGCAATTAAACGCTCTGTCACTGAGCCATACCCAGTGATGTTCACATGTAGTGTGGAGTAATTAGCTAAACATTTGGGATTCTGGGATGTTTAGACGTGGAAGGGGCAGGTTCCTGTGACCTCTTGGTTTCCACAGGTGAAGTCGGAGTCTCTTGGCATTTCAACCAAGATGTTCCTCAAGGTGGACATCGAGAGCGGAAAGGTCTACTTCAAAAAGTCAAAAGACGGCCCCGAAGACAAATTCTTTGTTCACAACAAAAGTGAGTGCTGTTGGTTGATACCAAGACGTGTTTGGTTGTGcggtgtgtgcaagtgtgtgcagtgtgtgattGTGGGGTGATGTTGTTTAGTCCTGCAGTTGGTGAAATCCCAGAACGTGCATCCGAAACTGGTCATTGttgtggagacagagaaggagaaagtgCAACGCAAAGAGTTTGTGTTTGATGACTCCAAGGTGAGGTCATAAACATCATCATGCTGAGATACTGAGTGAAGTCATCGTTGTGATGTCACCTGTGTGTTGACCtgctgatgtgtttgtgtgtttcgtcAGAAGAGAGAAGGTTTCTGTCAGCTGCTGCAGCAGATGAAGAACAAACATTCTGGCAAACCTGAACCTGACATGATCACTGTGTTTGTGGGCACCTGGAACATGGGTAAACAAACAATAATACTCTCCTCAATCTTCTCATCAAAATACAAATGAGGCTTTTCTTTCAAAACCAACTAATTGTTTTGTAAACAAACGATACATTTGTAAACtacgttttttctttttaaatcgaTCATCTTAATAAATCAGATCTAGCTGAGCTGTATTAGCAGGCAGGATCAGAATTTCTCTCTCAAGGATGCGACCTATGACCTCTAACCTCTGGTCCCAGGCAACGCTGGCCCTCCTCAGGACATCTCGTCGTGGTTCCAGTGTAAGGGTCAGGGCAAGACGCGCGACGACACGGCCGACCACATCCCCCATGACATCTACGTCATCGGCACCCAGGAGGACACGCTGGGGGAGAAGGACTGGGTCGACACTGTGAAGAACACCTTGAGAAGCATCACCAACATCAGCTTCAAACAAGTCAGTTGCAgccagtggcggtcctagcataTTTGGCACCCCGGGCCAGGTttacctcaccccacccccccgcagACCTGGGCCAACCATTTTTTATCAAAACACTTTTTTCGAAGAAAATATAATAATgtaatgttgtgtgtttgtcagatggCCAGCCAGACCCTGTGGAACATCAGGATCATGGTTCTGGCCAAGCCTGAGCACGAGAACAGAATCTCCCATATCTCCTGTGACAGTGTCAAGACAGGCATCGCCAACACGCTGGGTGAGTCCAACCCTCTCACCGGGGTTCGCTGGGTTACtgtagggtgagggggtgaggggggtgaggggttgcAGCTATCCGTAGGGTTAGGGTCACACCAGGTGTTATTGCGACcattgtgtgtttttcttgaaCAGGAAATAAAGGAGCAGTGGGCGTGTCGTTCATGTTCAACGGGACGGCGCTTGGGTTTGTCAACAGTCACCTGACCTCAGGCAGCGAGAAGAAGCATCGGTGAGGGACAGTTCTTCCAAACTTTGTCTATTAGATTTTACATAACATACTATTGTGTCATCAGGGCATGACACAATAGTAGGGAAAGAATAGTAGGGAAAGAATATTCCCTTTTAGGAAGTTCAGGTTTTCAGAGGAATTATTTGGTCCTGCTCCTTTTGACAGTTTCTTAGCAACCGCTCTAAACCCAGAATATATAAGTCCTGATCCTGTG
Above is a genomic segment from Hypomesus transpacificus isolate Combined female chromosome 16, fHypTra1, whole genome shotgun sequence containing:
- the gpr17 gene encoding uracil nucleotide/cysteinyl leukotriene receptor, translated to MTVESSTLGVPTSPLLPSNLSSPDCPPTESSVEDLLFGGYYILVFLLALSGNSLALWVFSRQRATSSPANVFLLHLAVADLSYVIVLPLRATYHLAGGHWPFGEVPCRLAGFLFYVNMYASLFFLACVAGDRYLAVVHAVRSLKVRRARTAHIISFSLWALVTVSMAPLLVTRQTVEVAGATVCLQLYREKASRRALVSLAVAFTPPFLATLSCYLMLVHSLRRGSRLEPSLRSRALCTIGLVMLIYVVCFLPYHVSRATFILGYAHPDVSCSARRGLALANRLTSSLTCLNGALDPLVYLLGAEKFRGTLTRLLCRETAAAASGGTSGDLKGTHDSSLSAKSEF